Part of the Antechinus flavipes isolate AdamAnt ecotype Samford, QLD, Australia chromosome 2, AdamAnt_v2, whole genome shotgun sequence genome is shown below.
GAAGGtaatgaaggagggaggaagaaaatgtgaaactcaaaaaatatattttaaaataatgttgaaaagttgtctttacatgtaattgggaaaaacaaaatatttaaaaataaaaattagaaataatatttgacgacgtggaaaatgaactggagaagggagaAACTGGATGCTCAGGAGACCAGTTCTGAGACTAGAAGTGTTCGGGTAAGAGGTAATAAAGGCCTAGACGAGGATGGTGAGGAGCAGTGGAATACAAGGATCTTGTGGAAATATAATCACTGGGAACTTGACACGTGATTGGATGCTGGCGTTAGAGTGAAATTGGAAAGTTAGCTTGAGATTTCAAAACTAGGTGAGTTAAATGATAGTGGAAGGGATAGCGGTGACCTCTCcggatgaggaaatcgaggctcGATAGAAGCGTGATCTCCCCAGTAGAATGCTAAACGGTTTGtaggaattcaaacccaggtcaaGGTCCTCACTGCACCACAGTTGGACGATTCTTTAAGTCCCGCGTCTTCGACCGGTACTTAATATGCATTGTGGGGGGATTGTTATGTCACCGCACCAATTTGTGTTCAGGATTTCCGAAGACTGGAAGTTCCAGCAACAAGGCCAATTGGTCCCTGCACCTTCAGAGAGACCTTCGCCGTCTCAcctctcattctcatttttcctcttctttcctcccttccccttcccctccccttctatAGGAGGCGGGACCCGAGCGGAACTCAACAGCTCTGGTACTCGAACTCCAGAAAAATTGAAACTCCGGGGTCGCCGCTCCCGTTTAGCCGAACGCCTCTTCCCCCGACCCTGCTCCCCACTTTCATGTGTTTCTAGTTTTCTTCGATGCACCCGCCAGCCCCAGCCCCCGGCGCCACGGTGGCGCTGGCTGCGGTTGCGACAGGGTCCCCACCCTCACTATCCCAGCAGCCTGTAATCAGGAGCTCCACTGACGTACAGCTGGGGGCCAGCCCGGTTTTCCCGCCCCCGCCTCGCTTTGGTCCGACTCGATTTTAATTCCCTTGAGGCGCAGAGATGGCGGGGCCGCCGCACCTGCCGGGCAGCCTGGCCGGATGTGTATAGGAAGAAGAGAACGGGCGGACTGGGGAGAAGTGGACCAGATGTGTTAGAGACAGATGTGAGTTCTGGATTTACCCGTTTGGGGCTCCTTCCCTTGGGTAGGGAAGAGAAGAACAATATGGAGATGGGGATGGCGATGGCGATGGCGGTGGCGGTGGAGGTTTAAGAACTTTTACTCCCTGTTTGCTCAGTCCAAGCTATGGGAAAGGCACAGAGGCAGATCTGGTCCTCAGGGAACTCACTGTCTGTGGCAGAGACTGGAAACAACCCAGTAAGGCTTGAAACAGCTGAGCCCCTGTCCCATCACTATTGTGAGGAGTGTGACTCAGGCCGGCCTAGCTCGCGATCAGGAGGCAGGAGCACTCAATAGTGAGTTCTCCCAGGCTTCCCTAGGAGGCTTTCTTTAGGAACCTCTCAGGCCCTCAGTCTTGGTCTCATCCatcccattcttttttccttccccagtaCTCCAATCCCTCGGTCTTAAAGGCCTCCTGTCCCCGAGTCTTGCCGCCGCATAGTCTGTTCTTCCTCAGCCCGAGTACATTGGCTTCCCTATCCTATAATCAGTGGCTCAGGGCACCAGTCTCTCCCATCCTCCCTCTGTTCCCCAGTCTCACGCGCCTTCCTACGGGTTAGGGTTAGCTTGTCTCCCAGTTCCGCAGTCCTCAGACCCCAcctccctacccccccccccacaacccCCGGAAAACAATGTCCAGCTCCCGGCCTCGCTCCCCTACTCCCATCCTTCTCTCCGAGGCCATGGGGTGTCGGGTTACAACGCCTTGGCTCACTCACTGTAACCTTGGGCCGTTTGAGGCTAGGGGCGGGAGGTGGGGGTGACCAGCTGGGTCTGTGCGGCTGCGAACAGAAGGCTTTAGTgcgggagggggggaaggggaagtggGCGCAGAGAGGGGGGGCGACGTCGCGAGGGCGGGGAATGGAGGCGGAGGAGCTGCTTTCACAAAGTCGTTGTCCTCAGGGCTTCATCAGAGAGCCTGGGGCCCAGAACCTAATTGGGTCTGGGGGCCTAAGAGACAGCGTTGTTTGCCCAAACGGGGTCCGAGCATCCCCACAAACCCTAGGTGCCAATCCCCTAGGTTCCCGGCTGGAGCTGCGGCTGTTCTTTGGAGACCAAAAAGAAGGTgagtgggtggggggagggagccTTAAAAAATCGGGGAGGGGGGTGACGGACGACGGAGTTAGTCGTGGCGCACAAGCGCAACTCCATCCTCCGTAGCTCCCTTTCACttgtctcctcctcccccctccacccccccccccagtcctATTCGTGGCAATGACAGGGAATTGTTCTCCCGCCtgcacccctcctcccccctcccaaagcAAAAGCCAGGGAAGCAGAGCAGTTTCTTCTCCTTTGAAGTGGGGGACTCCGGACCGGAGGTCCCTGGTTTGTGACCTTAGAGGAAGCCAGCGACTTCTCGCGCTAGAGGTTTAGCAGAAACAGCGAGGTAGTTCTTTGCCCTCCGAGTCCCTGGGAGCGAAGTGTGCGGGAAGAGTCCATCCTGCAGGAAAGGCGGACAGTGAGGCCTAATTTAGCCGTCATTTGTGAGGGGGGAAAACTTCTTGAGATGAAATCGTTGAAAGGGATAGagaaaaggaggcagagagaCGGGGGGAAAGTTTGGAAGCAGAAGTTGTGGATTAGCATCAGAAAATGTAAGAATTTGGAGGTTGTGGATGGAACAAGAATAGATTTGGGGGGATCGATGGGGGAGGGCAAAGCTGAAGAATGGGGGGCAAAGGAAGGATGGGGTTTGGGTTTGTAGGAAAAGAAGAGGGTCAGGGAAGACGGCATGAGGGGGATCTGCCAAATTTCCTATTTGGCCCCTGACTTCCCTgacccctctcctctttcccacaGTGTCCAAAAGGCTAATGTCTGGGACACAGAGGGCTGAGTGACAGGCCCCGGTGACCTCGGATAATGTTTCGGCAGCCAGCGGTCCTGGCCCCGGCTCTGGCGGTCCTCTTGCTCCTGCAGCCCCTGCCCCCCGCCAGCTCCCGCCCACCCTCAGGCCCTGACTACTTGCGGCGAGGCTGGCAGCGGCTTCTGGATGAGGGAGAGGGCTGTGGGCCCTGCCAGCCGGAGGAGTGCCCCACGCCGCGGGGCTGCTTGGCAGGGCGTGTCCTGGACGCGTGCGACTGCTGCTGGGAGTGTGCGAACCTGGAGGGCCAACTCTGTGACCTAGACCCCGATGGGCATTTTTATGGGCGCTGCGGGGATCACCTGGAGTGCCGCCTGGACGCGGGCGGGGCCCTGCACCGCGGAGAAGTGCCCGAGCCCCAGTGTGTCTGCCGCTCTACCAGCCCGCTCTGCGGTTCCGACGGGCGCACCTACGCACAGATCTGCAGCTTCCAGGAGGCCGCTCGGGCCTGGCCGCAGGCCAACCTCAGTGTAATGCACCCCGGGCCCTGCGAAGCGGGTACGGTTCCCTGGCCAGCCCCACCCCCGCTCGGTCCCAGCACAGTCCTCTAATTGCAGAACGAACTCGAAACCTCCATCCCAAATCCAGAACCGGAATCGCCCGGAATTCTGTGCGGAGAAaactctccacccccaccccctttgTACCTGGAAACCGCTCCGCCCCATTAATTCCCTACCCTGGAACATACTTCCCATTTTAATCTCTTAGTTTCCTCCCCATATTCAGACAGGAAACGTTAAATCCGGGCTTTAAGAACTCCGGTTCTACTTCTCTCTTTGGACCGTGAGCTTGCCACTCTTCCTTGCCACTCTGGGGAGAGACTAGTGAATTTTACTCCATtgattctctcctccctccccccacgtCTACGCTCCGTTCACCTCCCCCTTTAGCTTCAGATTAATGGTGCCAGGCTGAAGGCGCCGGTCCATAGTACTACATATAAGTGCAGTGAAAGATCCATGCCCAATGATGCCAGAATATTCTGGGTGTGACAGACATACAGACAAACAAGCTGTGTCCTCAAATGATCTCAGAGACAgaggatggggggaggaggagcaAGTGTAACCAGAGTCAACTTAGCTCCATTGTTCCTGGTATCCCTGGAGCCAGTGGGtaagggatgggggtgggagtgCAGCCAGGAAGGACTCCTAAGCCCTAAGACTTAAAGCTTGAAAAACAGGAGTAGAGGGGAAGACTCAGACAGCAAAGAGTTAGCTCCCAGATTGTGTGATGAACTCGGAGCTGCCCCCACCCCCAGGGTTTGGCAAAAGGTGTGTGGGGGTGCTCCTCAGACTGCCCCCCTCCACTCCCCCTCCTCAACCCATTCCAGCTCTAGGTTTGCTTTGGAGGATTTAGTGACTTTCTCTTCCAGAGGGGGGTTGGGCTCAGTGCTAGACTTGGCTGTGAGTCTACTGGCAAACAAACCCCAGGGGTCCGGggccccctcctttccccctcctggCTTCCTGTCCCAGGGCCTCACTGGTGTCAAGTTTTCCCCTTGCCACATGGAAacctggaggggggagggggagggttcTGAGCAACTCTGTGGGAAGCCAGCCAGGTGTAAATGGGGGTAGAAGGCAGAAGTAGCAGGGAGGGAGCAACCAGGATGGACTGGGACACATTGGGACGGGAGAATGAATCCCAGAGCCATCAGGgtgggtgagtgtgtgtgtgtgtgtgtgtgtgtaaatggtATATGGGGATCAGAAAGACTGGATCCTAAAGTATTTCCCATGACCTCATTCGCACCTATAGAACCCCAGATCCTGTCCCCACCTCGGGATGTGTGGAATGTGACTGGCCAGGATGTGATATTCGGCTGTGAAGTGTTTGCCTATCCAATGGCCTCCATTGAGTGGAGAAAGGATGGGACAGAGACGCTGCTACCCGGAGATGATCCCCATATCTCTGTGCAGGTGGGGATATTAAAGCAGTGTGTGAGGCAAGGACACATATCGTCTCTTTAGAAAGGGGAGGCAAGGAGAGACCTCAGGTGGTCTGCCAAAGGGACATAGGAAACAGACTTCATGGCGATGTGTGTGGAAAGGGGAAGATTCCACGTCTGCAGAGAGTGAGGAACAGATCCCATCTCTGGGGAAGGGGCAAAAGAGTATTCCGTTTCTACAGGAGGGGACAGACTCCATCTCCAGGAAAGGAGTGGGGGTGGATTGAGGAAAAGGAGCAGACCTTTAAGGATGGGGAGGGCTCTGCAGAGGGATCTCTGGGGGGTGAGGGAGCAGAGACATATTCCACCAACTTATGCCTTACTCCAGTTCAGGGGGGGCCCGCAAAGATTCGAAGTGACTGGCTGGTTGCAGATCCAGGCTGTTCGAATGAGTGACGAGGGTACTTACAGATGCCTTGCCCGAAATGCCTTGGGCCAGACCACAGCCCCAGCTAGCCTCACCGTGCTCACCTTGGGTAAGGGAAACATTTTTGCTCCTCCCTATCTCTCCCACCCCCCATTTTTGGTTCTTTATGTCCTGTGTTAGATGCCAAAGAGGACAAGTTATGGGATCTTCTTGGAGTTGACAATGGAATGGTCCTGGGGGAAGGTGCATTTGTGaaaagccaaaaacaaacaaaccaaaaaaaaccctttctcCCTTGCTGATATAGTGAACTTTccttttatcctttgttttttgcAGATCAGCTGAACAACAAAAGCATCCCTCTACTTAATTTTTTGAGCCCGACTCTTGAAGAGGAGGCTGACAGTGAAGAGGGGGATGACTATTACTAGCCTACCGTGACTCCCTAAAATAATGCTCCCCGAATGGTTCCTGGACCAGTTACTTCAGCTTTCTTGAGCAACGAccattccctctcctcccttcccaaatGATATGGGAAGTGGAAGGCTGGGGAGGGTGTAGGAGTTCTGATTTCCTTGGGCTGGAAACATACCAACCCCTTGGGATGGGAGTTGAGAGAAGTGTTTTTAGTGACTGATTCTTTCCTATCCACCAGCCCCAAAAGAGGTGTTCTGGAGGAACAATGGTCTCTAACACAGTCAGGGAACAAAAAGGTCTGGGAAGGTCTTTTATTGGAATGACCTAGATTCCAGGGCACCACAGACTTAAAGGTAAAAATGGCACATAGTACATAACTATGACTCTTACAGGAATCTGGGAAATAACCTAGCTCTGGAGCTGATGGTGATGACAGAAATGGAGCCTCCTGGCTCCATCCTGAGTAGTTATCCAGACTGGTAGGCTTTGGCCAAAAAGTTGATGAAATCCTTTAATTCTCAACTTGGGGTAGTCAGAGTGTCttgaacccccccccccacacacacacaaactatcTTCACTCCTTTGACTTTACTGATTCTGCTCCTTTCCAACATACTTTTCCTATCCAGCTCTTTTATCCTTTGAAGCAGAATATTCCCCCATGAAGCCTCTGTTCATACCACGAGATGTTGTCTTATATCCCACTCCTACAAGTTGTGTTTTATAACTTATTATCTGTGTCCATGTCATTTCTGCTATTCTGTAtaagtctcatttctttttttatttgtgtaaatgtCTTAACCTCCCTTACTAGATTGTGAGCTCTATATTAGATAAGGAAACCTTGATGTATAATTCACCTTTGTATTCCCACTCAGTTCCTAACCTTGCAGATACATAAAATaatgttcaacaaatatttgttgaatgaatatagTGAATAGGCACAAACACAAAGGGAGATACAAACACATGTCAGTAAGTGCACATATGTAAACAGATGTATGCTATATGTAGATGATAGCcttcttctggctctaaatcctatgatctcatCTCCAGCATCCAAACCAATGCTTTGTACAtaggagatacttaataaatgtccttTGAATGTTGAACAAGCTCCCTTATTTAGATACCGAAAATCAAATGCATACATGTAAATAAGCATCTGTGCACATCATCTCATTGAGTAATGTAATTAGCCTGGGGCTTCAGACACATGCTGACCAGATGATTTTCCCACCCCAAGAGAGACTCTGGGGTGATAGAGGGAAGATTTGAGTTTCTAGGGAGTTAGTGAGTTTAAATCCTTTATGAGGAATTTCTTGAAACTGTTACATGTCTTGCCTCCTCACCTAAACTGGAGAATAGATTTGGGTCCCGAGTTCTGCAAGGAGGTGTTTCCTTAAAACATCTAAATCAAGAAAAGAGTGTggtgtggttgtgtgtgtgtgtaagcttGCTTCAAGATAGCTGAATGAGATTCTCTTCAGGTGTTCCCTGCCTAGGTAGTCTAATGGAATCTTCCAATCCCTCCAGAAAGGTGGATTCTCCCTGATTTCTTTATTATGGCCTTTCTGAGACTAGGCTAGATCTTCTAGCTCTTGATTCTGCCCACTCCTTAACCGATCATCCCCACCCTAACTCGAGTTTTCTTTAATGATAGACTAggcaagaacaaaaataaagagtGGAGCATTTATTCTTTgcccacagattttttttttttgggagggaagtGTGACCTGGAAAGTATTCCCAAATTATAGGCATACTCCTCATCCCCAATCTCTTTCCCAGCTGGAGCTGGAATTAAACTTGGCCCTAAAGCTGATGGTGAAGACAGAAATGGGAAAGACCAGAATCCTCTTGGATCCCTGCCTGGGAGGTATCCAACAGGGGGTTGGCTAAGAGCCTGAGGTAGTCCATTAGTATTCAATGGGATAAAGTTGAAGAGAAAGGGCTGGTGGTGTTCTGACCCTCTATTTCACCGATGAGCCCCTGaccaggggaaagagaaagtagtAGACTAGGATGATCCCacacccttttctttttctttttttttttaaagtaactttttattgacagaaccatgccagggtaattttttacagcattatcctttgcactcacttctgttccgatttttcccctccctccattcaccccttcccccag
Proteins encoded:
- the KAZALD1 gene encoding kazal-type serine protease inhibitor domain-containing protein 1 gives rise to the protein MFRQPAVLAPALAVLLLLQPLPPASSRPPSGPDYLRRGWQRLLDEGEGCGPCQPEECPTPRGCLAGRVLDACDCCWECANLEGQLCDLDPDGHFYGRCGDHLECRLDAGGALHRGEVPEPQCVCRSTSPLCGSDGRTYAQICSFQEAARAWPQANLSVMHPGPCEAEPQILSPPRDVWNVTGQDVIFGCEVFAYPMASIEWRKDGTETLLPGDDPHISVQFRGGPQRFEVTGWLQIQAVRMSDEGTYRCLARNALGQTTAPASLTVLTLDQLNNKSIPLLNFLSPTLEEEADSEEGDDYY